One stretch of Euphorbia lathyris chromosome 7, ddEupLath1.1, whole genome shotgun sequence DNA includes these proteins:
- the LOC136235005 gene encoding benzyl alcohol O-benzoyltransferase-like codes for MFYPHNPSMNGVDPAKLIRTAIAQTLVFYYPLAGRLRESLTDKLTVECTGEGILFTEANADVTLDQFGYPIVPPFSFLDQLLYEEPSSTDIFNSPLILIQVTRLTCGGFVIALRYNHTMCDAVGAAQFMSAIGEMARGATSPSVLPVWERHILNSPIPQQPTSPLPEHNHNISDMKFPLEHELCYKGFVFGRAAISALRRCLPIHLRNCSSFEIVSASVWKCRVAALQLHPTNETSMNWSVNLRGDKLNQLIPSGYYGNAVGVSISTSTAKDILENPLSYALQLLRNSKGNVNTEDHDRSVIKLMASMTSYTVTDLKNAGFGEVDFGWNKPIYAGLAHSMLTAGGYQPQFNREKGENEMMLPVCLPKQAMERFEMELNNMLKDQPFIGDDNTVISKL; via the exons ATGTTTTATCCCCACAATCCCTCCATGAATGGGGTTGATCCTGCCAAGTTAATAAGGACTGCTATTGCTCAAACACTTGTTTTTTACTATCCACTTGCTGGTAGGCTCAGAGAAAGCCTCACAGACAAACTTACAGTCGAATGCACCGGCGAAGGTATCTTGTTTACTGAGGCTAATGCCGATGTTACTCTTGACCAATTCGGCTATCCAATTGTACCTCCATTTTCATTCTTGGATCAACTCCTTTATGAGGAACCTAGCTCTACTGACATTTTTAACTCCCCTCTCATTCTTATTCAG GTGACACGCTTGACGTGTGGGGGCTTTGTTATTGCTCTTCGTTATAACCACACCATGTGCGACGCTGTTGGTGCAGCTCAATTCATGTCTGCAATTGGGGAAATGGCGAGAGGAGCAACTTCCCCCTCTGTGCTCCCAGTATGGGAAAGACATATCCTTAACTCCCCGATTCCACAGCAACCCACCTCCCCGCTTCCTGAACACAATCATAATATATCCGATATGAAATTTCCTCTTGAACATGAGTTGTGTTATAAAGGTTTTGTATTTGGGCGAGCTGCAATCTCAGCTTTACGGAGATGTCTCCCTATTCATCTTCGCAATTGTTCTTCTTTTGAAATAGTATCTGCATCTGTTTGGAAATGTCGCGTTGCTGCACTTCAACTGCATCCAACAAATGAAACGAGCATGAATTGGTCGGTTAATCTGCGTGGTGATAAGCTGAATCAACTTATTCCATCAGGTTATTATGGGAATGCAGTTGGGGTTTCAATATCAACATCAACTGCAAAAGATATTTTAGAAAATCCATTATCTTATGCGTTACAACTCCTGAGAAACTCTAAGGGAAATGTTAACACTGAAGATCACGACCGATCTGTGATAAAGTTAATGGCAAGTATGACGAGCTACACGGTGACAGATTTGAAAAATGCAGGGTTTGGAGAGGTGGATTTTGGATGGAATAAACCTATATATGCTGGTCTTGCTCACTCTATGCTAACTGCTGGGGGGTATCAACCCCAATTCAATAGGGAAAAGGGGGAAAACGAGATGATGTTACCAGTATGTTTGCCAAAGCAAGCAATGGAAAGATTTGAGATGGAGCTTAATAATATGTTGAAAGATCAGCCATTTATTGGTGATGACAACACTGTTATATCCAAGCTTTAA
- the LOC136235004 gene encoding benzyl alcohol O-benzoyltransferase-like, with protein MAQTYSPTSIMFNVQRGAPELVTPAKSTPYEFKPLSDLDNLYWFRTHVSGLTFYPHNPSMNGVDPSKLIRTAIAQTLVFYYPLAGRLREGTTGKLTVECTGEGILFAEADADVTLDQFGYPIVPPFSFLDQLLYQEPTDIFNCPLMLIQVTRLKCGGFVIGLRHNHTMCDAVGAAQFLSAIGEIARGAISPSVLPVWERHVLNSTIPQQPTSPLPEHNHNISDSSNDMKFPLEHELCYKAFIFAQTEISALRRCLPIHLRHCSSFEIVTASVWKCRVAALQLHPTKETSLIWSVNLRGKLNQLIPSGYYGNAVGVSISTSTAKDILESPLSYALQLLRNSKRKVNTEDYEGSVINLMASMTSYTVTDLKNAGFGEVDFGWNKPIYAGLAQSMLTAGGYQTQFNREKGENEIMLPVCLPKEAMERFEMELNNMLKDQPFIGDGNAVISKL; from the exons ATGGCACAGACATATTCTCCAACCTCCATAATGTTCAATGTTCAAAGGGGAGCCCCTGAACTAGTAACCCCTGCCAAGTCTACCCCTTATGAATTCAAGCCATTATCAGACTTAGATAACCTATATTGGTTTAGAACCCATGTTAGTGGCTTAACGTTTTATCCCCACAATCCCTCTATGAATGGGGTTGATCCTTCTAAGTTGATAAGGACTGCTATTGCTCAAACACTTGTTTTTTACTATCCACTTGCTGGTAGGCTTAGAGAAGGTACTACAGGCAAACTTACAGTTGAATGCACAGGTGAAGGTATATTGTTCGCTGAGGCTGATGCTGATGTTACTCTTGACCAATTTGGCTATCCAATTGTACCTCCATTTTCATTCTTGGATCAACTCCTTTATCAGGAACCTACTGACATTTTTAACTGCCCTCTCATGCTTATTCAG GTGACACGTTTGAAGTGCGGGGGTTTTGTTATCGGTCTTCGTCACAACCACACCATGTGCGATGCTGTTGGTGCAGCTCAATTCCTGTCTGCAATTGGAGAAATTGCCAGAGGAGCAATTTCCCCCTCTGTGCTCCCAGTATGGGAAAGACATGTCCTTAACTCCACGATTCCACAACAACCCACATCCCCGCTTCCTGAACACAATCATAATATATCCGACAGTTCTAACGATATGAAATTTCCTCTTGAACATGAGTTGTGTTATAAAGCTTTCATATTTGCGCAAACTGAAATCTCAGCTTTACGGAGATGTCTCCCTATTCATCTTCGCCATTGTTCTTCTTTTGAAATAGTAACTGCATCTGTTTGGAAATGTCGCGTTGCTGCACTTCAATTGCATCCTACAAAAGAAACGagcttgatttggtcagttaATCTGCGTGGTAAGCTTAATCAACTTATTCCATCAGGTTATTATGGGAATGCAGTTGGGGTTTCAATATCAACATCAACCGCAAAAGATATTTTAGAGAGTCCATTATCTTATGCTTTACAACTCCTAAGAAACTCTAAGCGAAAGGTTAACACTGAAGATTACGAAGGATCTGTAATAAATTTAATGGCAAGTATGACGAGCTACACAGTGACAGATTTGAAGAATGCAGGGTTTGGAGAGGTGGATTTTGGATGGAATAAACCTATATATGCTGGTCTTGCTCAATCTATGCTAACTGCTGGGGGGTACCAAACCCAATTCAATagggaaaaaggggaaaatgagATAATGTTGCCAGTTTGTTTGCCAAAGGAAGCAATGGAAAGATTTGAGATGGAGCTTAATAATATGTTGAAAGATCAGCCATTTATTGGTGATGGCAATGCTGTTATATCCAAGCTTTAA